From Anaerotruncus rubiinfantis:
TACCTATCCATTTTTAATGGGTAGGTATTTTCTTATCCGGATTCTGTAAGGAGGCTCTTATGAACCAACTGCTGATCAAAGGCGCGCGTCTATGCGATCCTTCTCAGGGGATTGACGCGGTCTGCGACCTGAAAATTGAAAATGGCAGGGTTGCGGGGATCGGCGCTCTTGCGGCCGAATCGACCTGCCCGGTGCTTGATGCGGCGGGTCTTATCCTTGCGCCGGGGCTGGTGGATATGCATGTGCATCTGCGCGACCCAGGCTACACCCACAAGGAGGACATTCTCACCGGCTGCGCGGCCGCGGCCGCGGGAGGGGTCACTTCGGTGGCCTGCATGCCGAACACCAACCCGGTCTGCGACTGCCCGGAAGTCATTTCTTATATCAAAAAGAAGGCTGAGAACGCCAAAGCAAAGGTCTACCCCATCGCGGCGGTCACCAAAGGGCTGCAAAGCGGCGAACGCACCGATCTTGCCGCGCTTAAAGCGGCGGGCGCGGCCGGCATTTCGGACGACGGGCGCCCGGTGCAGAACAACCGCCTGCTGCTGGAAGCACTCCGGGAGGCGCAGGAAAAGGGCCTGCTGGTCATTTGCCACGCGGAGGATCTTGATATCACCAACAAAGGTATCATGCACCTTGGAGAAGTCAGCCGGCGGCTGGATGTCCCGGGCGTCGACCGCGCGAGCGAGGACTGCAGCACGGCCGTGGCGATCGCGCTGGCGGCGGCCTCGAATACGGATGTGCACATTGCGCATGTCAGCACGAAAGGCGCTGTGGCGCTGATCCGTGACGCGAAACGGCGCGGCGTGCGGGTGACCTGTGAGACCGGGCCGCACTATTTTACCCTGACCCATGAGATGCTGCTCGGCCGGGATGCCAATTTCCGGATGGCCCCGCCTCTGCGGGAAGAATCCGACCGGCTGGCGATCCTTGAGGGGATCGCGGATGGCACGATCGACTGCATCGTTACCGATCACGCACCGCATGCGAAGGAGGAAAAGCAGAATT
This genomic window contains:
- a CDS encoding dihydroorotase, yielding MNQLLIKGARLCDPSQGIDAVCDLKIENGRVAGIGALAAESTCPVLDAAGLILAPGLVDMHVHLRDPGYTHKEDILTGCAAAAAGGVTSVACMPNTNPVCDCPEVISYIKKKAENAKAKVYPIAAVTKGLQSGERTDLAALKAAGAAGISDDGRPVQNNRLLLEALREAQEKGLLVICHAEDLDITNKGIMHLGEVSRRLDVPGVDRASEDCSTAVAIALAAASNTDVHIAHVSTKGAVALIRDAKRRGVRVTCETGPHYFTLTHEMLLGRDANFRMAPPLREESDRLAILEGIADGTIDCIVTDHAPHAKEEKQNFLTAPNGVTGLETSLALGLTHLVRPGVITLSRLIEMMTIAPAKLLRIEAGSLAPGAPADFVLFDPEERWTVDKRRMHSKAENTCFNRAQLIGKVKYTYLDGKPSYRYTDDEKER